The Ziziphus jujuba cultivar Dongzao chromosome 5, ASM3175591v1 genome segment gaaaacatttcctccaagcggaaatcgttgaataatttttactcctattagaaactaatttcctccacttggaaaatcaatttctaatagattatataagttaatagtagggtaaaaaaaattgagagtggagacaaatattatataagatgaagatggaattaacaaaaaatgtagtgacatttaaaatcaataaccattttaaataaaaataaaattgatatatgtttgtttttattttcaaaatcatttggacatttcataaaatgatatgtaaactaaagattgaaaatcaattctagaaagcatcttttcatttaggattaaattcaaaaaaaaaaagatatgaaataattatcaaaatatattaaaccataacactaaattaaaactttctaattcgaagcataagacaatggattcgtacatctctgcctataatgtccaacaccaccgcatcggctacatctacgtccaataacatcttcaccttcggatggtatgcgttgcatccttggtctaccggctcgcctacgtgtccatcttggtggaagaacaatgcgacttgccacgtcatccgggacatgccactgtttttcatctaacaaaggataaatggactcagcataagctgcacgatatgcatccgcggtgtagtaatgagaacacatgccataaggagcaatttttcggtccctgcaagcggcaatacaatgatcacaaggatattgatcaagatcgaagactttgcatgagcatgtttttgattggagattaactgtaccccttaaactcccaccttccacaagaaattcatgcatattaatggctttcacacgtagtccgatggactccaaatttcgtagtttgagttgctcttccttatggtcagtcacaggctttgtcaattttgcacctgcagtacgtcgctcataaaaccacctttgcagtaaatcccgtatgtgctctattaatgctactattggcatctctctagcatctagcagaatgccattcaagctttctgcaatattggtggtcatgatagtgtaccttctacatggacaaagagaacgtgcccaccttgtagggtcacatgatcgaatgtactgggcagctctactgttttttgcctcaatttgccccatataaaactcaaaatcttcaaccaaatatgcactagctgcgagcatgaaatattgtattattgattcatctttcgcatgttcatttgctttaatatttctgcttatatggtacgtgcacaacgcatggtatgcattgggaaaaactttgcgtaatgccctttcaatagcggggtgtctatcactcacaaacaccaaatctggaaaatctccgatggcatccttcaggttttggaaaaaccatgtatatgcttgctcgttctctccatctccaatgccgaaagccaaaggatatatttgcttattgccatccatgcccgatgcaatatacatgtaccctttgtatttccctttcaatgtagttgcatcaacagccaatacgggtcttatgtgggatttaaatcccctaatgcttgctccaatcgccataaagaaatatacaaaattgttattatcgtctgttttgatacgtgtaacagtcccagggttcttcgacactaacttaaaacagtaggcaggtaacttagcaaaattctcctctggagatcccctaacactgttaagtgcatactttttacctctccatgctttgttgtagcttatattcaccccatatttctgcaaaaaatcatgttgaatttctttgggtttgtaaacacgtgcaataccttcatatttagatttgatacattgcccgataacccggctactggcttgcttgtgttctcgatgcacgatatctaacgagcaactgtgtacattatcaaaaattctcacaacaaatatttctccatttttaaatgtggttgcacgtagtcgccatttacaagtattttccaagcatacaacctcataccgttgtgtagttgatcgtgtcaccttgaactccttattttctcgcatgcaatagatactcagtttattctgtagatcacgtttgttgcgaaataattgtccaactactatgctctcacagccagtgaactttgacgaaaatatggccatagaaccacttctgttgctcgatgatatgtggtcacttgtagcacgatgaaccctaacatcatcaactccttcattgttcatttcaggatgcatatcattatcattatccggcaactcatgatcaaaatctacatcattatgaccaacatcatcccctgctgcattgtaattctcatcatgatcaatatgatgcaactgctcatactcctcgtcgttaggaaaccgttcagcatagtcacctccaacatcaactccttcgtgaatgttaaatgatgtccaggccccctcacgaacatcaacttgatctctaaactgagtttcttgaaccataattttctgagatgtagcctgaattggttcagtaccggaagcttgtggtagacgaccgccaattggaggacaagaaaaagaatgaagattactcccactatccgaagcaaatgctgtttgatgaacatttctacatacatgttcaacttttgaaatcacctcaacatacaatggaggccgcatcattgtcatccctccattcctcacttcttaaagaaagcatttcacatccctatcacatcgtatttctgtaggatccaacttttctgcacatcgtctatatatccattttagctttagcaaatattcatttcgatctatctcaatagaattgaaaatctcatcctctaactctgattttgtgcatctcttgccgacggaaaccattacatttttaccatttcgatattcccaatcaccactatcattttgtaccaatgttccattgtataaaaccgcaattacaatgtcatcatcttccatttgactacaaaattaaatgaataacgttaaactaaatcaataaatatataaaattttgaataatattaaacaaacatattaactgtattaaaaaagttgattctgttttttttttcgggccaaatatagctttttcctactggcggaaaactggcggaaatttggcggaaaactgactgaaaactggcggaaaaatggcggaaaactggcggaaaattggcagaaaattggcggaaatttgcgaaaactgacaaactggaggaaattggcggaaattcatctttttcgccaaatttcctccgtttttactgtttttcgcgatttttcagttttacacaaaatttctcccattttcaaaccatatgccacctaaagtatctttaaaatcacatagaacatctcataaatcaatttcttgcatacccatatcaaataaaaagcttaaaaaaccctaaactaataaaacttacaagaaaaaatagaaagagaaaaaacaaaaaaaatacatatttctttactttcatctaataagaaaaaagataaaatttttacctaattttagtttgagatatgagaaaatacaaaaaaatgaaagtgagaggcgatgagatgcaaagagtttagagaaaccccacgaacagttttgtataaactCCACCCCCAcaaacgaacggctgtgtagaagaaaggaaagcttttgtgtaattttcaattttatcaagggtatttttgtcccaaggtggctagttttaaaaaaaaaaaaaaattttgctatttttctaaaatggagttgtaaggtgattatttatgggaaaaacctTATGATTACGTGAGCCTGAGCCCAAAATAAGAAGTACAAAAAGGAAGTGCCAgtggcagagagagagagtattatCATATCAGCATGAACATTTATCCACAACCATTGCAACTGCCTTGTTGTACGGCTTTCAATCTCAGAAATCCCACTTCTTCCATCTCAAGCTCCGGAACCCGACTCCTTACCCGAAACCCATATCCACACCAGCTCCTCCTCTCCCCTTTCCCTCACCTTTCTTCTCCCAACGCCAACACCAAACGGCGCCGTGTGGTTTCCCTTGCTGCGACCTCCTTAGAACTCCCTCTTCTCCCCTTTGTCGTCAACGAGGTTCATTCGGTTTCCCATTCACCTACCTTACCTTTCTtgctttatttatgtttattaattttaatttcactttttttctttttttctttttttaaattgcatttttaatcttatttatttCATGCATTTTTGGATTTGCCCTGTCTTTTATATTCAGTTTATGCATTTGGAGTCATGCTTTGATTAATAATGTAATTCTTGTTCTATTTCTGTTAATTgataagatatatataaaagggaAATCACTTCGGggctctttccttttttttttttttttttccccccccatCATATACTTCATCCGCACCCCTTGAGGTTTGTACTAATTACTTTTTAATCTctcatattttgaaaattataattagcACTCATAGAGGGGTTTGAGGGTGCCATGATGACTTTTTTCAAACCTGAAGAGAGTTTGATGGTATTTTTGGAAACAGaggattaaattatatttatgtcaaaACTCAGGGTGGATGAAATTAACCAACAACCTTTTAAGGATTATATAAAGCAAATTGGTCAAGTGGGTTTTACTTCCCGTACCCTTTTCCCCtccaaaagaaggaaaagagagaTATTGAAGttagaaatttcaaatatttagaaatttgGCTATATAGATTGTGCATCTAATTTTGGACTGTTGTTATTTTCAGGTTCTTGTTCCCTCAGAGAGTAAAACACTGCATTTATATGAAGCAAGATATTTATCATTGCTGGAGGAGGTATTAAACATTCTTATCACTGTTCAATAGCAATGTCGTTTCATTTGGTGAATGGGGGAAATGTGGCATACATGCATGCTAAAAGCCTCAAACTATTGGAATAGATGGTGACTTGCCACCATAGTCATAATATGTTTCGTTATAAGGATCTTAATATTAGAAGTTAACACTAACGAGCCAAGCTAAACTATCAAGCAGTCTAAACCACAACTAATTTTATTGGTCGCAGTCATTGATGAGAAAGAAGAAGCTTTTTGTGCATTTCGTGTTGGATCCTATCCTTGTAAATGATTCATCTACTGAGCCGTCATTTGCAGCGCGATATGGTTGTTTAGTTTGTATAGAAAATGTAAGCTTCGAAAGTTTAGAGTTATTTCTTAACCTTCTTATGTCTAAATTCTAATGTATTTTCATGAACTAAAATCGGTTTCAGTATTCTGCAGGTTGAAAGATTAGATGTTGGTGCATTAGTCTCTATAAGAGGAGTTGGTCGTGTCAAGCTTGTAGCTTTTTTGCAGGCAAGTAATAACAGGATTGGTGGAAAATATTTTCATCTTCTAACTGATAGCTCTTGaagaatgattaaaaaaatctcTAACAGTTTCAATAACTTGCAAGATCAATAAATATGTTGTTAATTGAAATATTGGAGACAATGGAGCTGATCATATTGGCAAGTTCTTCTAGGAAGGAATAGAGTCTATATCTGTCTTATATATGCTTATTATCTTTGTTTTCTTCTCAATTCTTCTgggtctttctttctttctttctttctttctttctttcttcttttttttttatttattttattattatttttttttaatttattttccctGCACCACTATGCTGCATCAATATCTTCTACATAGCATAACTGTTTGGAGTTGTATTTGTCCGGGTTACATTATGTATGTGCATTTGTGCAGGCAGAACCTTACTTACAAGGCGTAGTTGTACCGGAGCATGACAAAGTTCCTGACAGTCCAAGCAGAATAAGCTCAAAGGTCATAGAAGTGAAGGAGGCTCTTTCTAACTTGAATAGCTTGGAAATCAAGTTGAAGGtctctttctctcctctttAAGTGCAGTTCTTAATTATATTTCTCTTCTCGAGCAAGCACTATGGTATATGTTATTATGCATTGTACCTAACATAATATTTCTACAAGCTTACCATTCCATGGTGAATGTAtgaaatttttagtatttttccaATGTAATCAGGCTCCCAAGGAGGCATTGTTGCAAACTTCTACTGCAAACTCTTTGGTATGGGCTGAAAAGGAGCCATTTATAGACTGTGATGAAGCTTTCATACCATCATTACCTGAGCGTGTATCATTCGTAGGACTTCAACCTGTTTCAggtaattttccattttattccatctttttttttttttaatgcacagtaaattaaatagttttgttttgactttctcTGACCGACAAAGTCTGTGATGCATAATGAAAGTTTGGAAGTACTGAGGCTCTCAGATTGGTGTCAGGATACGTGTTTCTGTTTgagtttaaatattaatttttgttgctAATGAATTGTTGCAAACTTTCCCTGTATATGGAGCCAGTAGGGGGGAAGGTAGTATAATAAGTTTGCCATAGCATCCATTTCATTTTTGACTCGACAAGCGTGCTTTTACATATCTCTTTTCCTCATATAGCTCAAGTTTGCTGGAATTCAGATGAGCGTCAATGATTATTGGAGAGAGAAGAAAATTGTATGAGCAAGCTTGTAGCATGTTGTGTTTAGAATCCTAAACCgtataaaaatttgattgtaaaccatataaaaatttcGAATTTACAACGGATATCTGGAACTTACAAGTTGATTTGGATCTTTAACTTTGACAGGATCAACTCAATCAGAACTACAGAAGTTGCAAAATAAGAAGTTAAGGGCAATGGAACTTAAAGACACACTTCAAAGGCTAGATGATTCTCtagaattaattaaagaaaatatttccaTGGTTGCGGCCAAACTTGCTATACAGTCGTTAGAGACAAAGTGACCTATGGGATTTTGCAATAGTCATTAGCTTTAATATTCCCTCCGGATTTGGGGTATATAGAATTAAAACGTAGAAAATATGCTTCTTATGTAAATTGTAATACATTTGTACTCTTTTTCTCtggctatttttttttctttgtttatatttataatttttatacaataaattatattatgtgaAGATTTAATATTAGAAATGTAAGATTGTTATAATATGTTAATTTTCTATAAGAAATGTAagattcataattattttagatttaaaaaagaaaaaattggaatgttatattcattttagatttaatatcattttatccCGTAGACTATGACacaatttttgttttgcccCCTCAAACTATACATTTTCTTACATTGCTTCGTCCGAACTATTGTTTCTATGCCATTTTAgttcaattatatatgcatCTCTAAAGAATTAGTCAAATTCGTCTATACACTACGCAAAACCAAAACGTAAAGTTGTTTATAAGCAAAGTTATATAGGTTGTGTAAgctaatttcatcaaattcatccatTTAAAATGCTTGATTAGACTAACGtgacataaaaataatagtttgtGAGATAATATGAGAAAATTTATAGTTTAGGGgcaaaacgaaaaaaagaaaaaagttcatAGTTTAggggtaaaaattaaaatgatatgaatctttcat includes the following:
- the LOC107435356 gene encoding uncharacterized protein LOC107435356 encodes the protein MNIYPQPLQLPCCTAFNLRNPTSSISSSGTRLLTRNPYPHQLLLSPFPHLSSPNANTKRRRVVSLAATSLELPLLPFVVNEVLVPSESKTLHLYEARYLSLLEESLMRKKKLFVHFVLDPILVNDSSTEPSFAARYGCLVCIENVERLDVGALVSIRGVGRVKLVAFLQAKPYLQGVVVPEHDKVPDSPSRISSKVIEVKEALSNLNSLEIKLKAPKEALLQTSTANSLVWAEKEPFIDCDEAFIPSLPERVSFVGLQPVSGSTQSELQKLQNKKLRAMELKDTLQRLDDSLELIKENISMVAAKLAIQSLETK